One Xiphophorus hellerii strain 12219 chromosome 24, Xiphophorus_hellerii-4.1, whole genome shotgun sequence DNA window includes the following coding sequences:
- the LOC116716143 gene encoding G2/mitotic-specific cyclin-B2-like, with product MSAVGVRAAPLQAAEEPLKKGKSCAAPRRVALGEITNNTGTLADTKRTRSSKKSSKPSCSQNPKRIPEVAARVTEPLPGLPEDPSLEVERELCRAFSETLLPVLDVDEQDVAEPQLCSHYVKDIYAYLQSLEVQQAIRADYLKGSEVTAAMRAILVDWLIQVHSRFQLLQETLYLTVAVLDRFLQVQPVSRRKLQLAGVAAMQVACKYEEMFCPEVGDFAYITDDAFSKAQILEMEQLVLRRLGFQLGRPLPLHFLRRASKVANTDIEKHTLAKYLMELTLLDYQMVHLRPSEVAAASLCLSQLLVDGLPWSPTQQHYSTYDEAHLQPIMQQLAKNVVLVNEGKTKFQAVRKKYSSSKLMKISLLPQLNSSIIQKLAAPLLTEA from the exons ATGTCTGCTGTGGGGGTTCGAGCTGCG CCGCTGCAGGCCGCAGAGGAGCCTCTGAAGAAGGGGAAAAGCTGCGCAGCTCCGAGGAGAGTTGCTCTCGGAGAGATCACCAACAACACCGGAACACTGGCCGATACCAAG agGACCAGATCATCCAAGAAGTCCTCCAAGCCTTCCTGCTCCCAGAACCCCAAACGGATCCCAGAGGTCGCGGCCCGGGTCACGGAGCCGCTCCCGGGTCTCCCAGAGGATCCGTCCCTGGAGGTGGAGCGGGAACTGTGCCGGGCTTTCTCCGAGACGCTGCTGCCGGTGCTGGACGTGGATGAGCAGGACGTCGCGGAGCCGCAGCTCTGCTCTCACTACGTCAAGGACATCTATGCCTACCTGCAGAGTCTGGAG GTGCAGCAGGCCATCCGGGCCGACTACCTGAAGGGGTCGGAGGTCACGGCAGCCATGAGGGCGATCCTGGTGGACTGGTTGATCCAGGTCCACTCCcgcttccagctgctgcaggagaCGCTGTATCTCACCGTGGCCGTTCTGGACCGCTTCCTGCAG GTCCAGCCGGTGTCCCgcaggaagctgcagctggCGGGCGTGGCCGCCATGCAGGTGGCCTGTAAGTACGAGGAGATGTTCTGCCCGGAGGTGGGAGACTTCGCCTACATCACGGACGACGCCTTCAGCAAGGCCCAGATCCTGGAGATGGAGCAGCTGGTGCTGAGGAGGCTCGGCTTCCAGCTGGGGCGCCCGCTGCCGCTGCACTTCCTGCGCCGAGCCTCCAAGGTGGCAAAC ACCGACATAGAGAAGCACACTCTGGCCAAGTACCTGATGGAGCTGACCCTCCTGGACTACCAGATGGTCCACCTGCGGCCCTCTGAGGTCGCCGCCGCCTCCCTGTGTCTGTCCCAGCTTCTGGTGGACGGCCTGCCCTGG TCTCCCACGCAGCAGCACTACTCCACCTACGACGAGGCCCACCTGCAGCCAATCATGCAGCAGCTGGCAAAGAACGTGGTGCTGGTGAACGAGGGGAAGACCAAGTTCCAG GCGGTGAGGAAGAAGTACTCCAGCAGCAAACTGATGAAGATCAGCCTCCTTCCTCAGCTGAACTCCTCCATCATCCAGAAGCTAGCGGCTCCTCTGCTAACGGAGGCCTGA
- the LOC116716287 gene encoding up-regulator of cell proliferation-like, whose product MTRADRILSRDASPQRQLRGSLRQSAGLFNTLSRLGLEKFYPNKLTLRCLLEINKDNINTNPASSLKEIPWYFLKNLLQINAECRSCVQLPANDEEDDDLFSLDLYTEEDTHSGVNALDLIVALFLCADSFLQQEMALRMSMCQFSVPLLLPHSNNSQCSLMLWALRGIVKEWRPHSLTESKGFIEDTIVEANIPLFSFVRLKNSSLSKSQMLNLVLSRGQQSHNIFMHKDMEDRAIKKEIANGLVEVFWYLPCGRENMDIFPEPVAFANLRGDFSESLAQFSFLVQVSTATFVFLDKVEEKEQETLSSFKDFRRNFFLVVNRKEGGEKEDMMSVQRTIEKLDLPKNNVIRKNKTENRTYFSKKLSTAIKTSLESTTTDKMTTDLMYEKATELGLSVDESKSDEEKKAAEEIVKEIGEQSIPKYKKLHLPLQGENWKRLSKLEIKVCRLNEYSDLGTEEYKSQLQEEKTQITEEQARHNISKGMKSFIDNLFTGDKEKRDFFFKWMKLKLDAHSREKLLQLRNQFKEQCKTKDAELIKELDQTLLESSLGIEHFMREMGLIYEFSQETTEEISRLPQLAAEMVMDGHPLELLDGDASNIPEKWVSAVLNEVHKKVGNRSRLLVLTVLGVQSSGKSTLLNTMFGVQFPVSSGRCTRGAYMIFLRVQEDLKNELNYDFLVLIDTEGLKSADLAQLEDSYEHDNQLATFVIGLSDIAIINTAMENVTEMKDILQIAVHAFLRMTHVGKKPACHFVHQNVAGVSADSKCIAERKRLLDQLNEMTQIASEMEKLPTIKQFTDVLDYDMEKNNWNIPGLWHGTPPMAPVNTGYSETVADFKKNLLETIKSNKTSEPTQIPEFLEWITSLWRTVKYENFIFSFRNTLVAHAYDNLCKAFNQWEWEFRKEIYSWQQQTEVEILNIHNDSGVENWNKLVSEKKKELSTKTQNEQMKMKEKLNEYYKRKDRHVNLIEKYKVDFFNSINSLVNEIGPSVRTKLDRFLELKVSQKKAQEIQRKYRVLIEENVMRLLCVCKMSNLSEDQLTKEFEKMWSESTANVSGLEERDIAGCVLMQLRKNFSNRNVNQELQNTDLKQVGRSPFTVTEEHVDRFKAKSVDMNNLQIFTDNVIESCTEYLTGKVKTPEDYHDSFMKDLLEKVDKNFQQNNQECETNTKYEIDLKLHICGIASREFLEMHQKFLSNLNPQTQLEKYKLGYLSDFIDLYKERDHCQRKANDYIEFCIRPAVEDFISRSLGVDIVDEILTSHHSAEYSSRSFFQYSIQKELLEKDDFECFVKYIGKYEIYVKNWIFQHIQQQMTYENTLSKLKNNKLQVIIKKVTAAIEVASRQPDGATLPNNNESIKRFVHGIRENLNKDLTISVEAEKTILFQIQSTCHPFINSVKMALENLTTELQELFLKSEDINETVRKLTVKPQDELFKRVFGCGKQCPFCKAPCEAGGKDHKLHSAAIHRPKGLGRCRHDETKKLVERLCTTDVQSDRSFCSSDTKGQFHPYKEYTTYYPDWQIPPDPTIEASDYWKYILVKYNDQFAEEYGAKPADVPDAWKKISKEDALKGLKDAFNIK is encoded by the coding sequence GTTTATTCAACACTCTTTCAAGACTTGGACTGGAAAAATTTTATCCCAACAAACTTACTCTTCGTTGCCTGTTAGAGATCAACAAAgacaacataaacacaaatcCTGCTTCATCACTGAAGGAAATTCCATGGTATTTTCTCAAAAACCTCTTACAGATCAATGCTGAATGTCGAAGTTGTGTGCAACTACCAGCCAAtgatgaggaagatgatgatcTCTTTAGCCTAGACCTTTATACCGAAGAAGACACTCACAGTGGTGTTAATGCTCTCGACCTGATAGTAGCACTTTTCCTTTGTGCTGACAGCTTCTTGCAACAAGAAATGGCTCTCAGGATGTCAATGTGTCAATTTTCTGTGCCACTGTTGTTGCCTCATAGCAACAACAGTCAGTGCAGCCTGATGCTTTGGGCTCTCAGAGGCATTGTTAAAGAGTGGCGTCCTCATAGTTTAACTGAATCAAAAGGTTTCATTGAGGACACGATTGTTGAAGCAAATAttccattattttcttttgttcgCCTGAAAAACAGCAGTTTATCAAAGTCCCAGATGCTGAATCTTGTTCTAAGCCGTGGGCAGCAGAGTCACAACATCTTTATGCATAAAGACATGGAGGACAGGGCTATCAAAAAGGAAATAGCAAATGGACTTGTAGAGGTTTTCTGGTACCTTCCCTGTGGAAGAGAAAATATGGACATTTTTCCAGAGCCAGTCGCATTTGCTAATCTGAGAGGAGACTTTAGTGAGTCACTTGCACAGTTTAGTTTTCTTGTTCAAGTTTCAACAGCTACCTTTGTGTTCCTGGACAAGGTTGAAGAAAAAGAGCAGGAAACTCTGAGTTCTTTCAAGGATTTTAGGAGAAATTTCTTTTTGGTTGTTAATCGCAAAGAAGGTGGTGAAAAGGAAGACATGATGTCTGTCCAGAGAACAATAGAAAAGCTAGATCTTCCAAAGAACAATGtcatcagaaaaaacaaaacagaaaacagaacataCTTCTCAAAAAAACTCTCTACTGCTATAAAGACCTCACTGGAAAGTACAACCACAGATAAAATGACAACAGATCTGATGTATGAAAAAGCAACAGAACTTGGTCTGTCTGTGGATGAAAGTAAAAGTGATGAAGAAAAGAAGGCAGCTGAAGAGATTGTGAAAGAAATTGGAGAACAAAGCATTCCCAAATACAAGAAGCTGCACCTTCCTTTGCAGGGAGAAAACTGGAAAAGATTATCCAAGTTAGAAATAAAAGTCTGTAGACTAAATGAGTACAGTGATTTAGGAACTGAAGAGTACAAATCTCAGCTACAGGAGGAGAAAACACAAATCACAGAGGAGCAGGCAAGACACAACATTTCCAAAGGAATGAAAAGTTTCATTGACAACCTTTTCACAggtgacaaagaaaaaagagattTCTTCTTTAAATGGATGAAACTTAAGCTTGATGCACACTCTCGGGAAAAACTCTTACAACTGCGAAACCAGTTCAAAGAGCAATGCAAGACAAAAGATGCAGAACTTATTAAAGAGTTAGATCAAACTCTGCTGGAAAGCTCTTTAGGAATTGAGCATTTCATGAGAGAGATGGGACTGATCTACGAGTTTTCACAGGAAACCACAGAGGAAATCTCTCGTCTCCCTCAACTGGCTGCTGAAATGGTGATGGATGGACATCCTTTAGAGCTTCTGGATGGAGACGCTTCCAACATCCCAGAAAAGTGGGTGTCTGCTGTACTTAATGAGGTCCATAAGAAAGTTGGAAACAGGAGCAGATTGTTGGTTCTGACGGTTCTGGGTGTTCAAAGTTCTGGGAAGTCGACGCTCCTCAACACCATGTTTGGTGTCCAGTTTCCAGTCAGCAGTGGAAGATGTACAAGAGGAGCTTACATGATCTTCCTCAGAGTTCAAGAGGATTTGAAAAATGAGCTGAATTATGATTTCCTAGTTCTCATTGATACAGAAGGTTTAAAGTCTGCTGATCTGGCTCAACTTGAGGACAGTTATGAACATGACAACCAGCTGGCAACCTTCGTCATTGGCTTAAGTGATATTGCCATCATCAATACAGCAATGGAAAATGTAACTGAAATGAAAGATATTTTGCAAATTGCAGTTCATGCATTCTTGAGAATGACCCACGTTGGAAAAAAGCCTGCATGCCATTTTGTTCACCAAAATGTTGCTGGAGTTTCAGCTGATTCTAAGTGCATTGCTGAGAGAAAACGTCTTTTGGACCAGCTCAATGAAATGACTCAGATTGCATCTGAAATGGAAAAACTACCAACTATTAAACAGTTCACTGATGTCCTGGATTAtgacatggaaaaaaacaactggaacaTTCCAGGTCTCTGGCATGGCACTCCACCAATGGCTCCAGTAAACACTGGTTACAGCGAAACTGTTGctgattttaagaaaaatcttttGGAGACAATAAAGAGCAACAAAACCAGTGAACCTACTCAGATCCCAGAGTTTCTAGAATGGATAACAAGTCTCTGGAGGACAGTTAAATATGAAAACTTCATCTTCAGCTTCAGAAACACACTGGTGGCTCACGCTTATGACAACCTGTGCAAAGCCTTCAATCAATGGGAATGGGAGTTCAGAAAAGAGATTTACTCCTGGCAGCAACAAACAGAGGTAGAAATTTTAAACATACACAATGATTCTGGAGTAGAAAACTGGAATAAACTGGTctcagaaaagaagaaagaacttTCTACAAAGACGCAAAATgagcaaatgaaaatgaaggaaaaactcAATGAGTACTACAAGAGGAAGGACAGACATGTAAACCTGATAGAGAAGTACAAAGTTGACTTTTTCAACAGTATCAACAGCCTTGTCAACGAAATTGGGCCATCAGTAAGAACTAAACTGGATCGTTTTCTTGAACTGAAAGTAAGCCAAAAGAAAGCTCAAGAAATACAGAGGAAATACAGAGTTTTGATTGAAGAGAACGTCATGAGGCTCCTATGTGTCTGCAAAATGTCTAACCTGTCTGAAGATCAGTTGACAAAAGAGTTTGAGAAGATGTGGTCTGAATCTACCGCTAACGTGTCTGGCTTAGAAGAACGAGACATTGCTGGATGCGTCCTCATGCAATTGAGAAAAAATTTCTCTAATCGAAATGTAAACCAGGAATTACAGAACACCGACCTAAAACAAGTAGGAAGGAGTCCTTTCACAGTCACAGAGGAGCATGTAGACAGATTTAAGGCCAAATCTGTTGATATGAATAATTTGCAGATCTTCACAGATAATGTTATTGAGTCGTGTACAGAATATCTTACTGGCAAAGTAAAAACACCTGAAGATTATCATGACTCTTTCATGAAAGACCTACTGGAAAAAGTTGACAAAAACTTTCAACAAAATAATCAGGAATGTGAAACAAATACAAAGTATGAGATTGACTTGAAGCTTCACATTTGTGGCATCGCTTCAAGAGAATTCCtggaaatgcaccaaaagtttCTGTCAAACCTGAATCCTCAGACACAGCTGGAGAAGTACAAACTTGGGTACTTGTCAGACTTTATTGATTTGTACAAAGAAAGAGATCATTGTCAACGCAAAGCCAATGACTACATTGAGTTTTGTATCAGACCAGCAGTGGAAGATTTCATCAGCAGATCTCTGGGAGTAGACATTGTGGATGAGATCTTAACGAGCCATCATTCTGCAGAGTACAGCTCTCGCTCATTTTTCCAGTACAGCATTCAGAAAGAGTTGCTGGAGAAGGATGACTTTGAATGTTTTGTAAAGTACATCggtaaatatgaaatatatgtCAAAAACTGGATATTTCAGCACATCCAACAACAAATGACATATGAGAACACATTGTCCAAACTGAAGAACAACAAACTTCAGGTCATAATTAAGAAAGTTACTGCTGCAATAGAAGTGGCATCAAGACAACCAGATGGAGCTACTCTGCCAAACAACAATGAAAGCATCAAAAGATTCGTCCATGGAATACGTGAAAATCTGAACAAAGACCTCACAATTTCAGTTGAAGCTGAAAAAACGATCCTCTTTCAAATCCAAAGCACATGTCACCCATTTATCAACAGTGTCAAAATGGCATTGGAGAACCTGACAACTGAGCTTCAGGAACTATTTTTGAAATCTGAAGACATCAATGAAACTGTGAGGAAACTGACAGTTAAGCCACAGGATGAACTTTTCAAGCGAGTTTTTGGATGTGGGAAGCAGTGTCCATTCTGTAAAGCTCCATGTGAAGCTGGAGGAAAAGACCACAAGCTGCACAGTGCAGCTATACATCGACCAAAGGGTCTTGGCAGATGCAGACATGATGAAACCAAGAAACTTGTTGAAAGACTGTGTACAACTGATGTCCAAAGTGACAGATCATTCTGCAGTTCAGACACTAAAGGACAGTTTCATCCTTACAAAGAGTACACAACGTATTATCCAGACTGGCAGATTCCACCAGACCCCACCATTGAGGCTTCAGACTACTGGAAGTACATCCTGGTGAAATATAATGATCAATTTGCTGAAGAATATGGAGCCAAACCAGCAGATGTTCCAGATGCCTGGAAGAAAATCTCAAAGGAAGACGCTCTGAAAGGTTTAAAAGATGCTTTCAATATAAAGTGA